TTGCACGATGTAAGCTGGGGCACCAAGGGTTCCGACAAATCGGACGCGCTTCCAGCGGTGCACTCGACAGCCGCGCAAAACGACAAGGCCAACAATGTCGTGGAAGAGTGTGCGTACGACCAGGATACGCTCGACGAGCGATTTCAAGGCGTGGTGACCCGCGCATTAGCTCCCTATTCACGCGATCATACTAAAGACCGTCCTACTGAGGAAGATAGCAACAAGACGTTTCGTACGCGGCTTGTTGCACTTTGGCTACTCAGCAACGCGATCCTTGTCGCAGTGGTGATGAATTTGTACGAATACACACCGCGCAAGAAATTGGACGAGGAAATGCAAGAGGGCCAGGACAACCAACAGATATATTTCAAGGTCATCTTATGGTCTACATTTGGCGTACGTATGCCCCACCACACTCACACCAGATGGCGTTTGCACGCTTTGTTGGTTCGTGCGCATATTGGCTCCAGTGgaacgcgacgcgctggtTCCGACGTACATAGCTTACTAAACTGTACATAATTGGCTATCACAGCACGTCATTCGCACGGACGCGGCTTGGGCTTGTACCATGGCAGGGGCACGACCGTCCAAGTCAACTATCTGGCAAATGCCGGCTATTTTGTATGGCACAGCATGGAAAGATACACGCACGACTGAGCTTGTTACTGCGGCTTTGGTGCAAGGTTTCCGAGGAGTCGATACGGCCGGGCAGCGGAAGCATTATCGCGAGGACCTCGTGGGTGTCGGCTTGCGGGACGCGTATGAACAGCTCGGCATATCTCGGTACGATGTGTGGATTCAGACAAAGTAGGTCCAAGACAGAGTACATTGACCTCCTAGATACACGCCCATCTCGGGTCAGGACACACATGGTTTCATACCGTACGATACCAACGCCCCAATCGCGGACCAAGTGTTTCAAAGTTTCCGGAATAGCATTGCGCAATTGCATCATGGGGAAGCAATTCCTGATATTGCAGACTTAATTGCAAAGTATGCGGTAGATGCAAGGAACGGGACCCCCGACCAAGCGCCACTGCAGCCCGTGTATGTGGACAGCTACCTCTTGCACTCGCCGTTGGAGACAATGCAAAGCACCCTTGaagcatggcgcgtgctCGAGGCACTGGTGGATGTAGgtgtcgtgcgcgaaaTTGGATTTAGTAACGTGTACGACCCTGAAATCTACCAAGCCTTGttccaagccgcgcgaaTCAAGCCCTCCATTTTGCAGAATCGATGGCACCATTCTACCGGGCACGATGTGTCGCTTTTGTCACTTCTGTCCCCACTTTTATCCCCCAACGATTTTCCGTTGTTAGACGGGGCGTTGCAACCACGGGGCATCACGTACCAGCCTTTCTGGACACTAACGGGGAATACACGTCTGCTTGAGTCGACTCCGGTGGCCATTATGGCATCCAAGTACAACTTGACACCTTCGCAGGTTGTGTACGCGTTCGTGCACCAAGGCCTCGGGCTTCCTGGACTTTGCACCTGTGTGCTCAGTGGCACGAAGAATGAGGAACACATGCGAGAGGCGGTTCAAGCAGTGGATTCGCCTCCTTGGACAAAAGATGAGCTAGCTTCCCTGCGTATAGAAGTCTATGGTGAGTAGGTTCTGGGCCCATGTGGAGACCTCGTAGCGTTTTCCGTGTGAGACTTTGCGCGGGTTTCCGTCGCTGCCTCCACCAGAAAATGctcgtgccgccgccgaatTTCGGAATGGTTGAGGAGAGCTTGTACCGCTCTGGCCAGCCCGACCAGCTAAACTTTCCGTTTCTGGAGAAACTTAGTCTGAAATCCGTAATATGGCTTGCGCCAGAGGAGCCGGAAGTTGGTTTGTGCGTATGCTTGCACATCTCACGCCAGCATGCATTTCTGCACCGACCAAAACATTGAGCTGCACCATCTCGGCGTGATGTACAGCACAAATGCATGGGATCCGATTACGGAAGAGATTGTACTCCAGGCGCTGTATCTTCTTGTTCAGCCCACCACGTACCCATGCCTCGTAATGTGCAATTTGGGGCGGCATCGCACGGGGACCGTGATTGGAtgcatgcgcaagctgcagcgctggaaCCTGAGTGCGATCCTGGAAGAATACAGGCGCTTTGCTGGTCCCAAAGTTCGTGTAATGAATGAACAAGTACGTGGACGAGCGGTACTCAC
This is a stretch of genomic DNA from Malassezia vespertilionis chromosome 1, complete sequence. It encodes these proteins:
- a CDS encoding uncharacterized protein (COG:S; EggNog:ENOG503NVJ6), which codes for MAGARPSKSTIWQMPAILYGTAWKDTRTTELVTAALVQGFRGVDTAGQRKHYREDLVGVGLRDAYEQLGISRYDVWIQTKYTPISGQDTHGFIPYDTNAPIADQVFQSFRNSIAQLHHGEAIPDIADLIAKYAVDARNGTPDQAPLQPVYVDSYLLHSPLETMQSTLEAWRVLEALVDVGVVREIGFSNVYDPEIYQALFQAARIKPSILQNRWHHSTGHDVSLLSLLSPLLSPNDFPLLDGALQPRGITYQPFWTLTGNTRLLESTPVAIMASKYNLTPSQVVYAFVHQGLGLPGLCTCVLSGTKNEEHMREAVQAVDSPPWTKDELASLRIEVYGE
- the OCA1 gene encoding protein-tyrosine-phosphatase (COG:V; EggNog:ENOG503NV1U) translates to MLVPPPNFGMVEESLYRSGQPDQLNFPFLEKLSLKSVIWLAPEEPEVGALLVPKFV